In Thermodesulfobacteriota bacterium, a genomic segment contains:
- a CDS encoding lytic transglycosylase domain-containing protein, translated as MRSSHVAFVTVLWTFLLYPFYSQGFEQDQLMLLGTIGAGGSTSKAIIKNHVTGKLKTYSQGDVIPLANDEYATITGVSSCMVILKSNLRFETLECNNVPSERTFSVPSPLARFNVIDKTFRDSIEYDHFQSEFENEILSASERYGVDPYLIKAVIKMESNFNPQAVSPKKAMGMMQLIPETASIYGVEDPFDPEDNIDGGVRHLRDLMEYFEGDLELVLSAYNAGKDAVIKYGYEIPPYPETEAYVEKVLAYYNHIKDTRYVSWR; from the coding sequence ATGAGAAGTTCTCATGTAGCCTTTGTCACAGTTTTATGGACTTTTCTTCTCTATCCGTTCTATTCACAGGGTTTTGAACAAGATCAATTAATGCTTCTTGGCACTATTGGTGCCGGGGGCTCGACTTCAAAGGCGATAATTAAAAATCATGTTACCGGTAAGCTCAAGACTTATTCTCAGGGTGATGTGATTCCTCTGGCTAATGATGAGTATGCAACTATCACGGGGGTGTCAAGTTGTATGGTCATACTTAAGAGTAATTTGAGATTTGAAACGCTCGAGTGTAATAATGTCCCATCCGAGAGAACTTTCAGCGTTCCATCGCCGCTTGCAAGGTTTAATGTTATAGATAAAACGTTTAGAGATAGTATTGAATATGATCATTTTCAGTCGGAGTTTGAAAATGAAATATTGAGTGCAAGTGAAAGATACGGTGTAGATCCTTATCTAATTAAGGCAGTGATAAAGATGGAGTCGAATTTCAATCCGCAAGCTGTTTCGCCGAAAAAAGCGATGGGCATGATGCAGCTCATTCCTGAGACTGCAAGTATATATGGAGTAGAAGATCCCTTTGATCCTGAAGATAACATCGACGGAGGAGTCAGGCATCTGAGAGACTTAATGGAATATTTCGAGGGTGACTTAGAGCTTGTGCTTTCTGCATACAATGCCGGTAAGGACGCAGTAATAAAATATGGATATGAGATTCCGCCGTATCCTGAAACTGAGGCATATGTTGAAAAGGTTTTAGCCTATTACAACCATATTAAAGACACAAGATATGTGTCTTGGAGATAG